Within the Gigantopelta aegis isolate Gae_Host chromosome 8, Gae_host_genome, whole genome shotgun sequence genome, the region tacacgcgtgaCTACGTACACTTACAGtgcctaaacacctgtttgtgtcttacacgcgtgtgacTACGTACACTAACAGTGCCTAAACACCCGTctgtgtcttacacgcgtgtcacTACGTACACTTACAGTGCCTAAACACCCGTctgtgtcttacacgcgtgtgacTACGTACACTTACAGTGCCTAAACACCCGTctgtgtcttacacgcgtgtcacTACGTACACTTACAGTGCCTAAACACCCGTctgtgtcttacacgcgtgtcacTACGTACACTTACAGTGCCTAAACACCCGTctgtgtcttacacgcgtgtcacTACGTACACTTACAGTGCCTAAACACCCGTctgtgtcttacacgcgtgtcacTACGTACACTTACAGTGCCTAAACACCCGTCTGTGTCTTACACGCGTCTGACTACGTACACttacaatgcctaaacaccCGTCTGTGTCTTACACGCGTCTGACTACGTACACttacaatgcctaaacacctgtctgtcttacacgcgtatgactacatacacttacaatgcctaaacacctgtctgtgtcttacacgcgtgtgacTACGTACACttacaatgcctaaacacctgtctgtgtcttacacgcgtgtgacTACAGacacttacaatgcttaaacacctgggtTTAAGACAAATTCGGCCCAATATCTTTTATAGGCTTTGTAACCTGATTTGAACGTAGATGGAATACTACGTTtgatgtagcccgagtactctgactgtaagagagctagacggacataaatacgctctcattacagtcagagaccaagctatgtatttttttggcaattcccgacaactaaaaagttggcaaagatttccgctctaataccacaacaatcctatgtttgacgtcaaatacctttacatcgatcattttcgagttaactgattaaacaaaatccacatattaatcactaatacacatactacagaaagaaatccgacagcacccacggaatggctgagtgggcgatcatgtgacgcatcgtcacgatataggtcggcgaacctagaattctgctgtccgcaGTTTgtcgaagcttagctgaatgtgggtgctgtcgggtttctttctgtagtgtgtgtattagtgattaatatctgaatttctttggtctctgactgtaatgtccgtctagctctcttacagtgagagtactcgggctacgttTGATGGTAATATTAGTATTTGAATAACACTAGCatgaatattttactttattattacaGTATTGAAAACatctatttgttttgtttatttcagggAGCATGTGACTGAAGTGTCGATTAACATAAAGTTTTCAACCAAAGTAGTGAACAGCGAGCATATCAGCAGCGCCCTACAGGATCTCTCGAAACACGGCGACACGCTGCCATACAAGATGTACGTAGGAAATGTCAGGAACACTCCGCCAGCGACAAGCACAGTAAGACTTCTTTCACTTGTAAAACAgtgctgttattattattattattgttgttacatTCAGAAGCTTTGGAAACCTAATAGACAGTGATAACTCGAACCCTCACGCTATGGATTATCACCTATGAAAAAACGTATTATCTATGTTGTTAAGACAGTGCTATATTATGTCGTTTCAACACGATTGTGACGTCCAGCCTCTGTAAAACATATGTTTACAATTATACAGACGTCCCACGATGAGATAATAAATATACACGTCTGTATTAGACACATTTCCCAGGACACTCGGTGTGTGTATTTAAGGCAGACGTGCTTCAACCTCCAGTGGATGTAAGCAAGTGTCAGATGGTTGATCAAAATACACACATGAACACATGAGTTGTATGATCCTTTTGgtatttacaaaacctgttgaTGATTATGTTATTCTCACATCTTGTGCTTGTTGTCAAACTGGTTTTGTAATCTGAGTCGAATGGGCTTTGTCAAAAtaatggttgattccatgaatctgtCTTATCTATAGGACAACCACtgccgaggagatcctttactggagattccaTCCTTCTTGCACCGTCATAAAGTGGATTCAGTTGTGTTCATAGTGTTAAGGTACAACACTTTCTATTTGATTTGCAGACGAATGCCAAGCACGTGGCTGTCATTGCTGGAGTGAGTTCTGCTCTTGGTGTGTTGGTCTTAGTCATCGTCGTCTACCTCTGTCGAAGGTAAGCAAGGCAAGATAACAAAAAGATAACAcgaacaagcattttgagagtactactaaagcaatacatgtcccctaccgggcccgacaagttttcgtatctcctaaattcaagggccataaatccgaaaagtgggtaaatcgccatgacagttacacttgatctgtaacagtacgtgataaacctatacacaaaatgtcagctcaatatctaaaggtcttctgaaacaaagtctggaaaacaaattttcacatctcctaagttcgaagaacgaaagaaagaaatattttatttgacgacgcactgaacacattttatttacggttatatggcgtcaaacatatggttaaggaccacacagataatgagatgaAACCCggtttcgccacttcatgggctactcttttcgattagcagcaatggatcttttatatgcaccatcccacagacagggtagtacataccacggcctttgatataccagtcgtggatcactggctggaacgagatatagcccaaatgggcccaccgacgcctaagttaaagggccataactctgtcatgGAACTATACATAAaagttcagctcaatatctcaaagtcTTCTACAAAAAACATCATGAAAACATATGTGCCCattgtgggacagacggacggactgacagacggacggacgaatggagatgaaacctatagccccctccggttggactggtaggggactaataatgcaAGGTAACCAGTGATGAACTTCAGGTTCCATGATAAGGATTGCTAAGCTGTACATCGGCTGACACAACTCTCTCAGTTTCCATTATGGCTGCTGTCTGTTTCGGTTCTTATCCGTTGAACAGGATACAGTGTGAGATTATTGGTATGGCTGTGTGGAGAGATTGATTTAAAGAGAAATATGACCGGTTCCTCACATggaagtgaatgaatgaatgtttgtttaacgacaccccagcacaaaaatacacatcggctattgggtgtctcaaatggtaagtatatggaaatattatttatatatattcatgtaaaccacagtgtaaggagctgtgggggggggggggggggggggggggggggggggggggggggggtggcgggaagtataatataatacataaaatccaagttaagtatattttaaaactgtgttttaaaaactttacaattaattctggatgtaatttaaacgattccaaaacatttctgttgccaaatatatcacactccatgtggcgcacagtcagtgtacactgacagtgttcacactgaggaggagggttcttctttaaaataaatgaatgcgtcaaatatgtatggccgatgcgggaacggcacaagactacttcatccttcctgcatcgcctgtaagatgactgccactctcccaggactgccttgacagaatgaagcttgttcgcaaccgcaccgtcccaatcgtctTGCCAAGTGGAAacgatatattggttaatatgaaatttaaactcactgtaggggacaccaacatggacacggggcaagttcaaagcagacttggcagcaacatctgccttttcgttacccttaatgccaacatggctgagtacccaacaaaatataacatctttattggcaattgataaacagacacactttcgtatcaccatccctactaagggatgctccaatttcatgtactgtagagcttggagacacgaaagtgagtctgtgaaaataatatatttggatgcacatgaatccttaatctgttccagggcttcaatgattgcccaaatttcagcagtaaatattgatgctgaatcgggcaatctcgtggaaattattgcgtctgatggaaaaactgtagcacaagccacagaattcccatcccgtgatccgtctgtgtaaacaggaatgtaatcacagtaccgctcttgaatttccatgaaatgttgtttataaataactgcatctgtgcgatctttctttagatgcacaagatcgaatacaatttttggtgtttgatacaccaaggtggcaaaataaaatatgaagacgTTTCAAAAATGTCTGTTGAATCAattttggaaactgataaaaactgcttaatgcgaagaccaaatgttcgaatcgcattcggtttcgcatcaaataacttcatatatttgttatcaaacaccgcattgtgtgcaggatgttttggcattgattggATCTTTGTAGCacactgcagagaaagcttttcacgtctagcacccaaactaggttcatGTGCATCGAcatacaagctctccacaggagatgttttgaaagcaccaaaacaaagcctaagtccctggttgtgtataggatctagcatttgcaaataagacttacgtgctgacccatacacaatgcacccataatcaagtttagaccgaactaaagatctgtaaagtcggagcataacctttcgatctgctccccattcagtcttgccaataacttttaagatattgagggcctttaagcccttctttttcacatactgtaaatgaggaacaaaagatagcctcctgtcaaaaatatcccccagaaatttggtctcctccacaactggaagcggagttttgtccagaaagagctgaggatctaaatggtgacctcttttcttcACATGGAAGTCAACACCACGATATCCAGTGTAATTAGAGTAGTGAAATTGACTGCTCCATGACATATAAATTAACTTTAAAGGTTTTAGTTTCTGTTTCAATTAATAGGCTAATATGAATGATAACTTAAACTATATGGATTATGGAAGGGTATTTGTATTTGCCCGTGTTTCTGTTTTTCACTCAGGATATACGGGTAATACCACTCGCCCagtaacacatttatttgtttacttgcagaagaagaagaacccCTGACCGTGATGTACAAGTTTTAAACAACGTCACGATCGACGGCAAGCACGCTCGTCACGCCACATGGACGGCGTTTGAAAACCCAATATTTGAACCCAAATACCGTCTCAGAACAGACATATGAATTACATTTGAACTTAGGTCATGTCAactaaatagagagagagagacacacttatgaaaacaaaaacctcaaatatacaaaaaaacacaacccccaACAACATTTGAACCCAAACATCGAACCAGAAGAgacaagaaaacattttgtccGTGCAATTGTTACTATAACTCGGATCATATGTACATacttttattcattatagataTTAAGTAGCACCACCGTCAGTTtagacacatacacattacTGTTAGTTGCAAGGAATTTTGTACACTGACTGACCATAAATTAATGTGGCAATTTATCAATTTGAGTACAATCAATTTGAACTTGAGAGGCattgtacacaaaaattaaatatcaatatatatatgttattattatgtatgcaaacatatacatttatatctTTTACACAATTATATAACCGTAGTAATGCAATGGTTATGGTTTGTATTAAtctacattgtaaatattttctacCCCCATATTTGAAGTGAATAAAATGATGGATCGTTGATTCAAAAGCATTTTAccatggatttttaaaatattatcttcGTTATCAATATTTCATGTAGACCAACATCTGAGTGACAGTTTAATTGAAtggatatttaacgacacctccaCACAAAACACATCGGCCATCTGAGTGACCGTTTAATTGAAtggatatttaacgacacctccaCACAAAACACATCGGCCATCTGAGTGACCGTTTAATTGAAtggatatttaacgacaccacacaaaacacacatcgGCCATCGGGTTTCAGAGGTAACCTACGATCAACATCAGTACAAACATCATTAATGAAACAGTGTAACAGGTCTTAAGGTAGCCGTACACGAAACAGTATAATTATATGTGGGTTTAAGTTCGCTTTTCACCCCACAGTTAAGGCTAccagtcctgtcattggtgataaacgTCAGAGTGTGTTGTGATAAAATGTGGTTTCGTCTGGCCAGTAATTTCCTCtgatttaatttgaactagtgttaATGCTACAGTCACATATCCAACGATTCGGGATAAGGCGCCCGTAAGGGCCCAAATTTCGGGGGAAATTTGCAAAATCTCACGGCGGCCGCAAGGGTACCGTAGCTATCCTACGGGCGCCTTGGCGTTCTTTCGGAAGCTTTTAGCGCGGAGTTAAAAGTTCCCGATATTGCCTCAGTAATGCCTCAGTCACAAATGCACCGGTCGCCATgcggcgtgtgtgtgtgtgtgtgtgtgtggggggggggggtaacctcACGGCGTCCTGGCGTCCGCGACATCGGGATACGGTGACGGGGACCCTACGGGCTGACACATTTTTTCGGGCCATCAAATCTTAAGGACATGGTAAGGGCATCGTCAGTTGACCGTACGGCCACCGTAAGGTCCCCGTACGATGCTCTTACGATGTCCCGACATCGTAGGTACATCGTGTGGCTTCCCTGCGATGTCTCCAGATACCGCAAGGTCACCTCCAGGCAGCCGCAAGGTGCCACTACGATATGTCTACGGTGGgtttctgattttaaaaatcgtaCGGTCTTCAAAAAATTATGATTCCGTATTAAAAGATTCTGATAATGACAAAAAGTCAACGATATCCGTAGGATGTCACCGATGCCCGTAAGATATTCGTAGGATATCGTCAAAAACACACATCCTACGGGCATCTTACCCACTTACGATGCATCACAAATGCACCGGTCGGCatacggtgtgtgtgtgtgtgtgtgtgtggggaatAACCGTACGGCGTCCTGGCGTCCGCGACATCGGGAAAGAATCGTAGGGTTATCCCAAAAATCTTTGCCATGGTCACATTAGATACGGTGTGTTTACGGGGACCCTACGGGCTGACACAGAGTCCAACTAAAAATAGCATAAcaatttttgtgcggaactagggtagtcatagacgctacctattatctctgaaatgagtaTGTTAACCCtcaattgttttctgatttactttaaaagtgagtggggggggggggatatttttattcatagtatatagtatatatgtcgattgatacgctgtgTAGTAGTTTTAGcgacatatgttactattgtcgttcatgaatttgatttggtggtagacgctcttaaagctgcagtgtctggaatatttttattatttaaacatttagaatagatgaatagttctgtttggtacataaaaggtccaccacatcgctatagtttcgcagtgctcgcttatctacattatctagatcaactgcaaacccaatggccagcttgtttttcttcaattagcgggaagccagtagaactgggaatttacgcgatttgcgcaggcgctgagctacTCACgtaattttgaacaaatttaactgtcttgattgaggggttgTCTCATACCTCCAcagtatatttatatccatagaggtatggtacaataccttcccaggggtcggtgggggatttgccttgaaattttgacagtgaccagtggttggcatacgcgttacatgtaagggggtgttaataattacgtaacgctctaggggtagaggaagagggcggtatgttcgatatacataacatttatgaagactatgttatttctattcattacttagacctaaaaatgtggtggtttttttaaatgcgcgatcggtctaggatcgatccccatcggcgggattgttccagccagtgcgccatgactggtatataaaaggccacggtatgtgatatcctgtctgtgggatggtacatataaatgattccttgctaaaaacaaaaaaacaattttttttttttttttttaatgtagcgggtttccaaggcgcgtgtgcagggatttcagcagggttggggttatagtctgcgttgagcgaagtttatatggggccatgttcccccagaaaatatataatttttttttatcttggtctgggaagggtttcgacccccaataccctccccctgcacatgcgcccgtttcctctcttagattatatgtcaaaattaccaaacgtttgacatccaaaagcagatgattattaaatcaatatgctctaacactgatgtcgttaaacaaaacgaactaactttaccctttccaaacgaaataatatttatttgaatttgtcgaacTGTGAACAACATTTGTCACTAAACATATACAGGATCAGAATGTGGTATAGCACCAGACATCGTTTTAGTCAGTTAAACGCCATATCgggaaatattctttaaatgtcCACCGTAAAGAGActgtttgctgcactgtaagaggGTTTCGACTAATACGATGTTGTAATAACTAGTATcacatattgaatatatgttcttgtttagaatatcagtgtctgaatATACAATGTGTTTCCGATCATCCGAATGTTTGTAAGttgcccaaactggatttgatATCTCAATACTTTCTTATCTACGACAAAATATAtatgggaaataaaatgaagtttgacctagtGAAAACACAaggacgatcaaaaacacgtttaatatacagccactgatattttatttagaacaaatatatgtaattatatacattcgttaaaaagtctttgttggtCGACATCGTCTTAACGATCGCCGAAAACTCAGGATAGGACCTTAAGACGTTTGTGAAGCCTTTAGGAATCCATGGATGTCAATACGTATACTGTGATAAAACAACGTCGATACCAGAACGATAAGGTGTCTCTGAAGTGGTGATACGCAGATCCCCAATAGAGGTGCAGACGGATAACATGTACTATGACTATGTGACAGGAAACTGTCTGTTacgtgtcgttttgtaataaacaaacacaacgtATTCTGCaagttgatttatttatcacacATGTATCAGAATAACATTCATTGAAACACCAAATTGAGAGGATAAAATAGTtggcattaatattaaattttaacatgaaaaacatttacaaaagtCAACAAGCGTGTTTTCCGTTATTATTAATCTGTAACGGTGACTAGTTAACCGTAACAATTGAATTATTGAGGACCAGTAACGACTTctaatatgttattataagggcttgtaatattataaatgattaaaattgtGGCTCCCAATATTCCAGCGACAGAACGCTTACGTACTGAATATTGTTATACTGATACTCAATAACATCATGACTCTCAACGTCTTACCGTTACCATGGCTACCAGCATTTTGATAATATTAtatcttatatattatattatttgacattatatattatattatatcaacGCGATATTCCAGTGACATCATGATACTCGTGACACTTCAGTTACGTTATGGCTCCTGATATTTCGTTGTTTTTCTGAAAATACAATTAACATTCTGTTAACGACCACGGTATAACAATatcttaaaacatttaacaaaaatacattatcatcatcattatcatcatcatcattaacacatggataattatttgaagaataccagattatatatttttaaaacaaaatcatgaatGAAATACCGCACTaatgcaatattaataataacaaaaaataatataaaattgacAATTTGCATTAATTTAAATTGGATTCCCATACTATGCCATACAAAaggttatatttgtttttttgtaaataatccACGAGGTGAAATtgcatgtattaaaataatacgaTACCTAACAAAGACGGGCACTAGATTCGAATCCTGTCAATCtttcaatttaaatataccGAATATCAAAAGaaacataaatacaatgttCAGTTACAacattaagttttttttaaaaagaagtgaTTATTGCACATATTGAGATTCAGGAGACGTATGGGTTTGATACACCGTTTATCATTTCACAGAAATGAGCGTTTGTAATAAAGTAAACCTGTTCTACTTACAAGCTAGCCGTTACCCTGATCTGCGTTTATTTTAGTGttaagtatattatatttactgggtCGACGTTTCTGCCAGTGAACGGTTATTCCCGTTGCAATTAAAACATGTTGAATACTAATACGAAACTGTTACCCTATTTAGattgaaatgtttgacagtacACGTTCTCAACTACGATTAAAGCGGTCAAGCGGTCAAACACAATTTGTTTACGCCTCAATCAAATAATCTAAAGTTAGAATGGCttaacagtgttttaaaaaagagaagatagaTGTATTTATACACAAGATGTTAAATCTGTACGTCACCTTGTTGTGTCGGGGTTCCCAGCAGAAGATGTAGACAGCAGAGACCGAAGAACTGTTTCCTGTCGTCTGTTACcctgaagaaaaaacccacatgcaaatcaacaaaaatataacataacacGTGGAACATGCTACCATTAAGCACCGTCAATATGGTTTGTCTATAGGTGGACTGCCATACCCAGGACGACACATCGCTTCTTTTTCGCCtgcaagaggactgccactcccaaattAAACTAGCACAAGACAGAACTCCGGTGGTTACcagtggtgtatatataaaccatgggcgtacataggattttgaaaaggggggttccaatacataggattttgaaaaggggggttccaaaatagattgcagagatattgggcatatatttctatgttgagtaaatataataatgtcagatatcaatgtcagatatattaaattataaaaaaagcgatttcgggggtggggggggggggttcggtcgaacccatcgaccccccccccccccccccccccccccctatgtacCCCCATGTAAACTAGTGATGTCAGACTCTGGTTCCAGGAGAGGTTCGCATGAACCGTAAGTAGATATAATCATGTTCAGAAGTACCAGcatatatgttttgtatatcTAATAAAACTTGTTTAGAAAGTCCACGTCCCGTAAGTTTCTTAGGATACCTTCTTAGGATACATTTAAACCTAAACTTAACAGACAACAATTCCATAAAAGTAACTGTTTTTTACTTCCCACCCATCGAAAAGAAGTGATGCGTACGTCGGTACGCCTAAGAAAGGgaagaatggggggggggggggtcatattGTTTTTACCATTTTGCAAGAAAATTTACTCCGTTATATTTTTAGTAGCAAAGGcatattttaattcaattttatgtaaatcacagtactaaagtagccgccatcagtaatatgacgtcatcacgattagcacagattagtttgacgtcacgcattttaactaaatctttgaaaacgttacgctcaggtacacaggtcttgttggcttgtaaacaaatgacccatccacatcaacacattacctagagaccttgcaaatttgcataccattattaaccgggttaatacactaaaattatcatttgggtTTATGGCATGgctatcatgggtaagttataggataatatGCTTTACGAATGGCTATATTACAATAACTTATATTTACTATGCTCTTTCTGATGCCACATATTTGATCACTTACCCTATTGAAACACGTTGATCCTCTGCACTCCTCAACACTGAGTTGACAGTGCTCTCCAGTATACTCTGATCTACACGAACAGGTGTAACTTGTTCCATCAGTTATACATGTTCCACTGTTCTGGCAAGGATTGCTCGTGCATGGCGTTATTTCACAATGAACACCCGAATAACCAGGTGCGCAGTTACAGATGTATATTCCCCTGAAGGTGTAACACGCTCCGTTGTTCTGGCATGGTCTGTGAGAACACGCAGTAACCTCACAGAACATCCCAGTAGATCCAAGTGGACACTGGCACACGTAGCTGGAACCTCGTACTCTACACGTCCCTCCATTCCTGCAGTTATTATGTGAACATGGTGTTTCACAATTCGTACACGGTGTTTCACATTTAGCACCCGTGTAACCAACAGGGCATTGGCAAGTGTAGCTTGAGTCTTTAATCACACATACTCGTCCATTGTTACAGTTACTATATGAGCAGGGTGTTAGTTCACACCCAGCACCGCTATAGCCAGCAGGGCATTGGCAAGTGTAGCTTGAACCTCTATCTATACATGTCCCACCATTCTTACAATTGTTGTAGGAACATAGTTCTGTTTCACATCTAGTACCGATGTAGCCAGAGTGACATTGACAAGAATAACTGGTACCACGATAGGAACAAGTTCCTTTGTTAAAACATGGATTACTGCTACAtggtgtttgtgttgtttgacATGTAGAACCGCTGTAGCCAGTAGGACAATGACAAGTGTAGACTGGACCTTT harbors:
- the LOC121378616 gene encoding neurogenic locus protein delta-like, translated to MSGNIILVHPCLKASSSVMALFFCKFRHCIVNLSEKTAFTVLSMTSDDSFKVCNTTGTLEIQFVKYSRPTDFGCEGLTIECNPKFKICFKHLKPSGWNINGCKTSKLFRNTMELTFGMDINGIHNPVKLPLTSSLPLGAAVTVKVTQDPTFGLGGSGITLGQYTLTLRGKGSQTGSLYTLTDESHEHSTLTVKMKLVCSQDYYGRHCHVHCPAPRPADHYTCNKTTGHKQCKTGTCSVQGTKYSCLCPTGYSGTRCETTPCTNNHNCKNGGTCVSKGPVYTCHCPTGYSGSTCQTTQTPCSSNPCFNKGTCSYRGTSYSCQCHSGYIGTRCETELCSYNNCKNGGTCIDRGSSYTCQCPAGYSGAGCELTPCSYSNCNNGRVCVIKDSSYTCQCPVGYTGAKCETPCTNCETPCSHNNCRNGGTCRVRGSSYVCQCPLGSTGMFCEVTACSHRPCQNNGACYTFRGIYICNCAPGYSGVHCEITPCTSNPCQNSGTCITDGTSYTCSCRSEYTGEHCQLSVEECRGSTCFNRGNRRQETVLRSLLSTSSAGNPDTTRKTTKYQEP